One segment of Plasmodium gaboni strain SY75 chromosome 3, whole genome shotgun sequence DNA contains the following:
- a CDS encoding N-ethylmaleimide-sensitive fusion protein, whose protein sequence is MRTNLHCCKLQSQELALTNCGFINIGLYNNLKKSVKSNDVYSEVGNMVLILKGDVNIGREEIALNTCQREFSRIQLKELVEINILDKENKNDLINFIPIDSIDLEVNLFVKPDRLIEMQDEKLEEVFKKYFLNHILTKGQILALKYNDILLKCIVKDLKTADFDEIKRLNNNSNNNYSNNNSSNRNASGFSTYFNKWSPGYNNSDNQNISYNRYERGILFENTECIFTSISDGGKLCIESKKVLKQNIIKNNFNFEELGIGALDEEFKTIFRRTFASRIYPNYIIKQLGIKHVKGMILYGPPGTGKTLIARQIGKTLNAREPKIINGPEILNKYVGQSEENIRNLFKDAEMEYKQSGENSLLHIIILDEIDAICRQRGNAGSSSTGVNDSVVNQLLSKIDGVNSLNNILLIGMTNRIDLIDEALLRPGRFELHIEISLPNKEGRIQILNIHTKNMRMSNKLSSDVNILELAEKTPNFSGAEIEGLVRNTVSYAFERHINFNDLTKPINADDIMITKNDFMKALKETKPAFGAEEDIIGSLLCNGIINYGKEYENIENTCKLLIKQIVDNENTKLMSILLYGENGSGKTTISAYIAKCANFHFTKFITPENLIGYSEIGRINYINKIFEDAYKTPLSLVILDNIERLIDYTRIGPRFSNSILQAIMVLIKKKPKKENQKILIICTTSEYQFMKDVGLTKNFFVNIHVPLLSTSSSIKNVLQHRNQTYHDFPNNEIEKVISSNLIKNIAIKNLLMIIDMASEASDDKSITSDIFLKTFNDCGLLLEDDTDY, encoded by the coding sequence ATGAGAACTAATTTACATTGTTGTAAGTTACAATCACAAGAATTGGCTTTAACGAATTGTGGGTTTATTAATATCGgattatataataatttaaaaaagagCGTGAAAAGTAATGATGTATATAGTGAAGTAGGTAATATGgttttaatattaaaaggTGATGTGAATATAGGGAGAGAAGAAATTGCTTTAAATACTTGTCAGAGGGAATTTTCAAGAATAcaattaaaagaattagtagaaataaatatattagataaagaaaataaaaatgatcttattaattttatacCTATTGATTCCATCGATTTAGAAGtaaatttatttgttaaaCCTGATCGTTTAATTGAAATGCAAGATGAGAAATTGGAAGaagtttttaaaaaatattttcttaatcatatattaaCTAAAGGTCAAATATTAgctttaaaatataatgatatattattaaaatgtataGTAAAAGATTTAAAGACAGCTGATTTTGATGAGATAAAGAgattaaataataatagtaataataattatagtaataataatagtagtaATAGGAATGCTTCAGGTTTTAGTActtattttaataaatggAGTCCTggatataataattcagataatcaaaatatttcGTATAATAGATATGAAAGAggtatattatttgaaaacACTGAATGCATATTTACAAGTATAAGTGATGGAGGGAAATTATGTATTGAATCAAAGAAAgtattaaaacaaaatattataaaaaataatttcaaTTTTGAAGAATTAGGTATAGGAGCATTAGATGAAGAATTTAAAACAATATTTAGAAGAACATTTGCTAGTAGGATATATCcaaattatattataaaacaaTTAGGTATAAAGCATGTAAAGGGTATGATATTATATGGTCCTCCTGGTACAGGTAAAACGTTAATAGCTAGACAAATAGGGAAGACATTGAATGCACGAGAACCGAAAATAATTAATGGTCcagaaatattaaataaatatgttgGACAATCAGAAGAAAATATTCgtaatttatttaaagaCGCAGAAATGGAATATAAACAAAGTGGCGAGAATTcattattacatataataatattagaTGAAATTGATGCTATATGTAGACAGAGAGGAAATGCAGGTTCAAGTAGTACTGGTGTAAATGATAGTGTAGTAAATCAATTACTATCTAAAATTGATGGAGTAAATAGTTTAAATAATATCTTATTAATTGGAATGACAAATAGAATAGATTTAATAGATGAAGCTTTGCTTCGTCCTGGAAGATTTGAGTTACATATAGAAATATCCTTACCAAATAAAGAAGGGAGAAttcaaatattaaatattcatacaaaaaatatgagaatgagtaataaattaagttcagatgtaaatatattagaatTAGCAGAAAAAACACCTAACTTTTCTGGAGCAGAAATTGAAGGGTTAGTAAGAAATACAGTTTCGTATGCTTTTGAAAGGcatattaattttaatgatTTAACAAAGCCTATAAATGCAGATGATATAATGATAACaaaaaatgattttatGAAAGCATTGAAAGAAACGAAACCTGCATTTGGAGCTGAAGAAGATATTATAGGTAGTTTATTATGTAATggaataataaattatgGAAAAGAATATGAGAATATAGAGAATACatgtaaattattaattaaacaaatagtagataatgaaaatacaaaattaatgagtatattattatatggTGAAAATGGATCAGGAAAAACAACTATTTCTGCATATATAGCTAAATGTGcaaattttcattttacTAAATTTATAACACCAGAAAATTTAATAGGTTATTCAGAAATTGGTagaataaattatataaataaaatatttgaagATGCATATAAAACACCTTTATCTCTAGTTATTCTTGATAATATTGAAAGGTTAATTGATTATACTCGTATTGGACCACGTTTTAGTAATTCTATTTTACAAGCTATCATGgtattaataaaaaaaaaaccaaaaaaagagaatcaaaaaattttaattatatgtacaaCATCAGAATATCAATTTATGAAAGATGTAGGTTTAACcaaaaatttttttgttaacATACACGTTCCATTATTATCTACATCTTCTTCaattaaaaatgttttacAACATAGAAATCAAACATATCATGATTTTCCAAATAACGAAATAGAAAAGGTAATATCATCTAATCTAATTAAGAATATAGCGATcaaaaatttattaatgaTTATTGATATGGCATCAGAGGCCTCGGATGATAAAAGTATTACAAGTGACATTTTTTTGAAAACTTTTAATGACTGCGGTTTGCTTTTGGAGGACGACACAGACTATTAA
- a CDS encoding hypothetical protein (conserved Plasmodium protein, unknown function), with product MYDSCYDNNYLHNFEYNLIKSYDTIKKIPEKRENINIDKDDDGDDDNDDIYIHTKNIDNLCLKKKIYLLGLNYDEYILLRGSFRFRVIKGLIKFNGEIIKPSYEYRNVLIPHFYPLFKLIALNVNNVKYKDKKFIYDDVGLVNVDEGKKKSSGALSIFGLIRKNSNDTNKNNDNNKNNDNNKNSDNNNNNILSNSSIHSNHNNVVILNNNDNMNTFNITSNKDNLKNIDFDIPLKDNDCIYECAQTILKNYLFGLNLLPEDNFKRNDFYEYIIHCNKEDVAGYSSCYMINTMKLSLYFEKYPIIIAFEKKKDFLYYLYNNNSGPTKLNLSNFKQNNTLYIDTYQFSYILKEFLLYISNKKTYKIPDIIKKVEDVDKNLNNYYLLNNVDKKSEKPTNESISKDVNYHIDKDGVVRMCDPGHCETPTNLNNDTNKYANVDNVEIVGVQNESSKLDKDKWWNNFKINKGKENIFEISSVEECKYEIDENRNFVETKENNNVKKDDSIFSLWNTFSISIIGDKGKGKSFFVINFINNLLNYYKGVILIDIDVGQPIIGLSGFLSIYKIKCPINNYNFFYVDKNKYKCIKKIFFGSCSINENVNYFIKCLEYLYYYLYFVYLKKKEEKKNKKKKSAKFCFPIVINTFGWIKNIGLFLLNLNIYLSKCNFVIQIDSLKIPKTLKRNMSKQSLHSYMFNDLLLIREDDKENTFYSILNLNNKKVNVISKKFSIFNIISEYSKLDESHFIFYNFSMSFQNEEEKEKERKRRLSNISSYTSSSTYNSYNLSGVNQKDGNSYNMRGYKSYGNYDNYENYGNTMNDMNSNNNNNMINTYYGSYKSSGDYYKKSYNSSSNNNSNLYYDNNICNYSKNMFLNNHTKSNIINHTYNRAPIGSCPSFNNNSGNNRRSNPCSLMDYMHKAKHLKFDDHVMFSSNVDRYEGNSRGTLNENVCYNNKIGHNEYSNNNNNNNNNYYYNYNDKNRNDIYQFNESNYKNIENYDYYISKMSHFFDRNCVRVINYVSYKKFLSYIDMDKKKYKDKSASILPKNLRAYRFFSYFFYKFKEIIFYIHSYSFYDGLNDFFFKHESYVRSFNFSSLDENIEEEIKNMDADKQILEDDQNLKCEGEEKSLLPPLSNDVIHDLMPLESTLKSIPLNIINDIGDRTLHIDVPYLSNEDDTNNINKKDNSAENNNNDKIVTSINTDDYHNNNNRKDENNKTNHHNNNMDNPYNSGERINNTYYEDDKVNKKNCIYSCVLFDLKNIKLSNLQFKNDSSEFSDNEDFIAFKYFFNNIICLCNDNSNNVKKDNISSNINEKNEEIIYHIDKLDINNNFENVNSIIKMEDLKKNNVKLIPINESFTHILTAYVKLIDNMKLIIYLPHWFIDYDLLKQVNTFVTGSGLIPYNINDIINNYSVYLDIMSPKDMKIIKYLKERKTSSSSEYL from the coding sequence ATGTACGATTCTTGTTATGATAACAATTATCTACATAattttgaatataatttaattaagTCATATGACACTATTAAGAAAATACCAGAGAAAAgagaaaatattaacattGATAAGGATGACGATGgtgatgatgataatgatgatatatatatacacaccaagaatatagataatttatgtttgaaaaagaaaatatatttgttaggtttaaattatgatgaatatattttattaagaGGTAGTTTTCGTTTTAGAGTTATAAAAGGgttaattaaatttaatggagaaataataaaaccTTCCTATGAATATAGGAACGTATTAATACCTCATTTTTATCCCTTATTTAAATTGATAGCTTTAAATGTTAATAATGTAAAGTATAAGgataaaaaatttatatatgatgatgTGGGTTTGGTAAATGTTGATGAgggtaaaaaaaaatcaagTGGTGCTTTGAGTATTTTTGGACTTATAAGAAAGAATAGTAATGATactaataaaaataatgataataataaaaataatgataataataaaaatagtgataataataataataatatattgaGTAATAGCAGTATCCATAGTAATCATAACAATGTTGTTATTTTAAacaataatgataatatgaatacttttaatattacatcaaataaagataatttaaaaaatatagattTTGATATTCCACTAAAAGATAACGATTGTATATATGAATGTGCTCAAACCattttaaagaattatttatttggATTAAATTTATTACCTGAGGATAATTTCAAAAGAAATgatttttatgaatatattatacattgTAATAAAGAAGATGTAGCTGGTTATTCAAGTTgttatatgataaatacTATGAAATTAagtttatattttgaaaaatatcCTATTATAATTGCttttgaaaaaaagaaagactttttatattatttatataataataatagcGGTCCTacaaaattaaatttatcaaattttaaacaaaataatacaCTATATATTGATACGTATCaattttcttatatattaaaagagtttctattatatatatctaataaaaaaacatataagATACCagatattattaaaaaagtaGAAGATGTTGATAAAAACttgaataattattatttattgaaTAATGTGGACAAAAAAAGTGAGAAGCCTACAAATGAATCAATTTCAAAAGATGTTAATTATCATATTGATAAAGATGGTGTTGTTAGAATGTGTGATCCAGGACATTGTGAAACTCCAActaatttaaataatgatacaaataaatatgcAAATGTAGATAATGTGGAAATTGTCGGTGTTCAAAATGAAAGCTCTAAATTAGATAAGGATAAATGGTggaataattttaaaataaataaaggtaaagaaaatatttttgaaatatCATCTGTTGAAGAATGTAAATATGAAATAGATGAAAATCGTAATTTTGTTGaaacaaaagaaaataataatgttaaGAAAGACGATTCAATATTTAGTTTATGGAATACATTTAGTATATCAATTATAGGGGATAAAGGGAAAGGTAAAAGTTTTTTCGTTATAAATTTTATcaataatttattaaattattataaagGTGTTATATTAATAGATATTGATGTAGGTCAACCAATTATAGGATTAAGTGGGtttttatctatatataaaattaagtgtcctataaataattataattttttttatgttgataaaaataaatataaatgtataaaaaaaatattttttggAAGCTGTTctataaatgaaaatgtgaattattttattaaatgcttagaatatttatattattatttatattttgtatatttaaaaaagaaagaagaaaaaaagaataagaagaaaaagagTGCAAAATTTTGTTTTCCTATAGTTATCAATACATTTGGTTggataaaaaatattggattatttttattaaatttaaatatttatttaagTAAATGTAATTTTGTTATACAAATTGATTCATTAAAAATTCCTAAGACATTGAAGAGAAATATGAGTAAACAAAGTTTACATTCGTATATGTTTAATGATTTACTTTTAATAAGAGAAGACGATAAGGaaaatacattttataGTATTTTAAATTTGAATAATAAGAAGGTAAATGTTATTTCTAAAAAATTTTccatatttaatattataagtGAATATAGTAAATTAGATGAGAgtcattttatattttataatttttctatGTCTTTTCAAAATGaggaagaaaaagaaaaagaaagaaagaGAAGGCTTTCTAACATTTCTTCTTATACTTCATCATCTAcatataattcatataatttatcaGGTGTGAATCAAAAGGATGGTAATAGTTATAATATGCGTGGATATAAATCATATGgaaattatgataattatgaaaattatGGAAATACAATGAATGATATGAATAgtaacaataataataatatgattaatacatattatgGTAGTTATAAAAGTTCTGGagattattataagaaGAGTTATAATAGtagtagtaataataatagtaatttgtattatgataataatatatgtaattattcaaaaaatatgtttttaaataatcataCTAAGtcaaatattattaatcatacatataatagAGCGCCTATTGGTTCATGCCCAagttttaataataatagtgGTAATAATAGAAGAAGTAATCCATGTTCATTAATGGATTATATGCATAAAGCGAAACACTTAAAGTTTGATGATCACGTTATGTTTTCTTCAAATGTTGATAGATATGAAGGTAACAGTAGAGGTAcattaaatgaaaatgtgtgctataataacaaaatagGACATAATGAATACAgcaataataataataataataataataactattattataattataatgataagAATCGAAATGATATATATCAATTTAATGAAtcaaattataaaaatattgaaaattatgattattatattagTAAGATGTCTCATTTTTTTGATAGGAATTGTGTTAGGGTTATAAATTATGTtagttataaaaaatttttatcttATATTGATATggacaaaaaaaaatataaagataaaagTGCTTCTATTTTACCAAAAAATTTAAGAGCTTATAGATTTTTTTCCTActtcttttataaatttaaagaaataatCTTTTATATACACAGTTATTCTTTTTATGATGGATTGAATgactttttttttaaacacGAAAGTTATGTTAGAagttttaatttttcttctttagatgaaaatattgaagaagagataaaaaatatggatGCAGATAAACAAATTCTTGAGGATGACCAAAATTTAAAATGTGAAGGAGAAGAAAAGAGTTTACTACCACCACTGAGTAATGATGTAATACATGATTTAATGCCTCTAGAAAGCACCTTGAAGAGTATTccattaaatataataaatgatattGGTGATAGAACATTACATATTGATGTACCATATTTGAGTAATGAGGAtgatacaaataatataaataagaaagATAACTCTGCAGAAAATAACAACAATGATAAGATAGTTACGAGTATTAACACGGATgattatcataataataataataggaaagatgaaaataataagacGAAccatcataataataatatggataatCCATATAATAGTGGTGAAAGgataaataatacatattatgaagatgataaggtaaataaaaagaattgCATATATTCATGTGTGTTATTcgatttaaaaaatataaaactaAGTAATTTACAATTCAAAAATGATTCTTCTGAATTTTCTGATAATGAAGATTTTATAGCgtttaaatatttctttaataatataatatgtttatgtaatgataattcaaacaatgtaaaaaaagataatatatcaagtaatattaatgaaaagAATGAAGAGATAATTTATCATATCGATAAAttagatataaataataattttgaaaatgtaaattcaataataaaaatggaagatttaaaaaagaataatgTTAAATTAATTCCAATAAATGAATCATttacacatatattaacagcatatgtaaaattaattgataatatgaaacttatcatatatttacCTCATTGGTTTATTGATTATGATTTACTTAAACAAGTCAATACTTTTGTTACAGGCTCAGGTTTAATAccttataatataaatgatataattaataattattcgGTTTATTTAGATATTATGAGTCCCAAAGatatgaaaattattaaatacTTGAAGGAAAGAAAAACATCTTCCTCTTCAGAATATTTATGA